DNA from Tumebacillus sp. BK434:
ACGTGATTGGGAAAGGTTCGAATCTGCTGGTGAAGGACGGCGGGCTGCGCGGTGTCGTACTGAAGCTCGGCGACAATTTTGCCGAGCTGAAGATCGAGGGTCAAACCTTGACAGCACAAGGTGGGCGCTCGTTCGTTTCCGCAGCCAACCATGCGATTCGCAGCGGGCTTGCCGGACTGGAATTTGCCACGGGGATTCCGGGCACGGTCGGCGGCGCGGTGATGATGAACGCGGGAGCACACGGCGGTGAGGTGAAAGACGTGTTGAAGGAGTGCCGCGTGCTGACCGAAACAGGCCAGATCGTTCATCTCGCACACGCCGACCTCCATTTTGACTACCGCTATTCCCGGCTGAAAGACCAGCCGGCGATCGTCCTCGATGCAAGCTTCTCCCTGCATCCGGGCGATGCCGAAGAGATGAGCGAGCGGGTGAAAGGCTGGCGGGAGCGCCGCCAAGCCACACAGCCTTTGGCAATGCCCAGCTGCGGCAGCGTCTTCCGCAATCCGGACGGCACGCACGCAGGCAAGCTCGTCGAAGAGGCCGGCCTGAAAGGCAAGCGAATCGGAGGGGCACAAATTTCGGAACTCCACGGAAACTTCATCGTGAACACCGGGGGAGCAAAAGCGGCTGACGTCTTGCAATTGATCGAATATGTGCAGTGCACAATCAAGGAAACATACGGCTATGAACTTCACCCTGAAGTGCGGATCGTTGGAGAGGAGACACTATAGGGGGTGACACGCGGTGGAATGCTTGGCCATCGAAGGCGGGCATCGACTCACGGGGACTCTGCGGATTCACGGCGCTAAAAATGCGGCATTGCCAATTCTTGCCGCCAGTGTCATGGCACACGGAGAGAGCACCATCCAAGATGTTCCCGACTTGCAGGATATTCGCGTGATGACAACGATTCTCCGGCAACTCGGCGCCAAGGTAAAGGCGGAAGGCGCGACGCTTCGCATCGACGCCACGCTTTTGCAGAGCACGGAGGTGCCAGAATACCTGATGCGCCAGATGCGCTCCTCGATCTTTTTGATGGGGCCGATCCTGGCGCGCTTCGGACACGTGCGCGTCTCCAAGCCGGGCGGATGCACGATCGGCTCCCGGCCGATCGACTTGCATCTCAAAGGGCTGCAGGCATTGGGCGCCACGATCGAAGAGAAACACGGCTACATCGACTGCCGGGCTGCGCGGCTGCGTGGCGCGAAGATTCACCTCGACATCCCAAGCGTCGGCGCGACCGAGAACCTGATCATGGCGGCGGTGTTTGCGGAAGGCACGACGGTGATCGAAAATGCGGCCCGTGAACCGGAGATCGCCGATCTGGCCCATTACCTGAACGCCATGGGCGCAAACGTGCAGGGCGCAGGCGAGGACAGAGTGATCATCGAAGGCGTCGATCGCCTGGAAGCGGTGGAATACCGCGTGATTCCCGACCGGATCGTCACCGGCACGATGATGGTGGCGGCGGCGGTGACCCAAGGCGACATCACCTTGCACAACACCAACGAGGCGCATCTGGGCGTCGTGATCAACAAGCTGCGCGAAGCAGGTGCTGAGATTACCGTCCAAGGCGACGCGATGCGGGTGAAGATGGAAGGGCGTCCGAAGCCGATCGACAGCATCAAGACGACCTACTATCCGGGTTTCCCGACCGACCTGCAATCGCCGTTCATGACTTTGATGTCGGTGGCGTCCGGCACCTCGCTGGTGACCGAGTCGGTCTTTGAAGGGCGCTTCCAGCATGTCAGCGAACTGCGGCGCATGGGAGCGAAGATCAAAGTCGATCTGCGCACGGCGATCATGGAAGGGGTGGCCGAACTGACCGGCGCTGTGGTCGAAGCTTCCGACCTGCGCGCCGGCGCCGCTCTGATCCTCGCGGGACTGGCGGCGAACGGCACGACGTATGTGGAGAATGTGCACCACATCGACCGCGGTTATGAGAAGGTCGAGGAGATGTTCGGTCAACTGGGCGCGAAGATCTGGCGCATCGACCGTGATCAGCGGGCTGTGGCCGGCAAGTAGCGAACGATCCTGTATATTCTTATTCGAGACGGGGTGTCGATCATGATGCGCCGTCTCGTTTTTTGTCAAAATGTGTTGAGTCTATCAGCTTATTGAAAAGAGAGTTAAAAGTGATATAATGAAGCAATATGTACGGCATATCTCACGCATATGCCGTTTTTCATTAGGTACGGAAGATACACACACTAGCAAAGGAGCCGGTCCTCACATGCCTAAAACGCCGCCGCCGACCGTCTTAGAATCGTATGCGGAACAGCATCAGCAACCAAAAGGAAAGCGCCGCCCGAACCGGAAGGCGTTACTTTTTGTTGTCGTTTTTTTCGGAGGACTGCTCGTCGCCGGATTCTTGCAGTCGCCCTTGTCTGAAGTCTCCTATTTAGAAGTCAAAGGGAACCACCAGCTGCGCTATGAAGAGATCCTGCGCACCGCAGAACTCGAGAAAGGCATGAGCCTGCTCGCGGTGGACAAGGGAGATGTGAAGGACAAGATCCAAAGCGCCTTTCCGCTTGTGCAGTCGGTCGATGTACAGGTATCGTGGAAAGGTGAGGTCGTCATCGCCGTCGTGGAAAAGAAAGCGGCAGGCCAGATGGTGCAAGGGGCGACGCTCTACCGCATCCTGCAGGACGGCACGGTGCTCGCCGGCACGGAAAAGCTGGAAGCTGAGCAGCTGCCCGTGATCTCCATGGACCGGCCAGGCAACTTGCAGCCGGGGCAGAAAATCAGCTCGCCTGATCTGCAGGAGCTGGCCAAGCAGATTCCGGAGGTCGACCGGGCGGTGCTCGATCAGATCTCGGAGATCCGTGTGACTTCGGAAGGCCCGTGGCGGATCTACATGCGCGACAAGTTCGAAGTCCGCATCCCGCCGCGCCAGTTTGCCGACAAGATGAAGTCCTATCTGGCCTACCGCGGGGCACTGCCTGCCGACACGAAGCCCGGCATCATCAACATGCTCGAAGCGAACTATCTGGAGAACTTCAAGCCTGAAGAACAGAAGGGAGACTAAGCATGCCTAAAAAAACGAACCCGCGTGTCAAACTGATCGTGTCGCTTTCGGTAATCTCCGTCATTCTCGGCCTGATGCTTTCCATGCAATATAAGAACACCCGCGCCGCTGCCAAGTTTCAACTGGACGCAGCGCATGTCTACGACCCGCGGGCGCAATATACGGCTGACCAGCTGAACAAGACCAAAGAAACCAACAGCCAGTACGAAGCGCAGCTGGAAAAGCTCAAAAAGCAGATGTTTGAACTGGAAGAAAAGGCGGGGGACATCGCCAAACAGGAGTCGCCCGACCTCAAGGACGAGCTGAGCAAGTACCGCGTCATGTCGGGCATTTTGCCGTTGAAAGGCGAAGGGATCACCTTCACGCTCGATGACAGCATGGTCAAAGACGTTCCGAAGGACTGGGACCCGGAGCTGTTGATCGTTCATGATTCCGACCTGATGAACGTGACCAACGAGCTGTTGATCGCCGGGGCGGAAGCGGTGCAGATCAACGACCAGCGCATCTCGTCGACGACCGGCATCATTTGCATCGGTCCGGTGATCAAGATCAACGGGCAGAAGATCAACCGTCCGTATGAATTCCGCGCCATCGGCAACAAAGACCGTCTCGAAGCGGCGCTGACGCTCAAAGGCGGCGTACTCGATATCTTCCGGTATCGGACCTTGACCATTCAGCCGCCGAAGAAAAGCCTGTCGGTGTCGATCAACGGTTACTCCGGCAACTTTAACGGCCTGAGCGAAAACAAATAGAAAGGGTGGGAGAGCCAGTGAAACTTAACAATAAGATCACCCTTGCGCTGGTATCGACGCTGCTTGGCGTTATGATGACCGTTCAGTTCACTTCGATCAACCGCCCGAAACTGGATTCCAGCGCGGCAGTCGACACCCTGCAGCTGACGACCGAACTCAATCAGGAGACGGAGCGCCAGCAGTTTCTGCGCAGGCAAATCCGCGAGACAGAAGCGAAGGTGCGAGGTCTGGAAAGCCAAAAAGGCAACCAGAGCCAACTGGTGCGCACGCTCGCCGAAGAGCTGGAACAGGTCAAAAAGCAGGCCGGGATGAGCGAAGTGAAGGGCAACGGGATCATCGTGACGATCGAAGACGATTTTGATCTGATCGCAGTCAAAGATTCGTACAACCTCTCGCTATACCGCTCACTGCTCGGTGATTATCTATTTCGTGTTGTCAACTACTTAAAAGGCAATGAAGCCAAAGCGATCTCCGTCAACAATCATCGCATCGTTTCCTTCAGCTCAATCCGCTCGATCGATGAGAACAATCTGCAGGTGAACACCGTGATGGTGTCCCCGGACAAGGTGATGATCAAGGCGGTTGGCAATGTGGATCAGATGAAGGTCGGCTTGAGCATCTTCCCGCAGCCGTTTGCGGAGATGGGCAAGAAGATCACGGTGAAAGAAGTCGATGACGGCACGCTCGTCATTCCGCCGTATGATGATGACGCGGTGCAATATCAGTATGCGCATCCTGAAGGGGAGAAGAAATTATGATCTGGATTCCGGTCATTGGTTTGATGCTTGGCGTGTTTATTGGACTTTCCTTCAATCTGACGGTGCCGCTGCAGTACAGCAGCTACTTGTCGATCGCGATTCTGGCGGCGCTGGACACCGTTTTCGGCGGTATCCGCGCCAGCCTTGAGCGCCATTTTGACAGCAGCGTGTTCATCAGCGGTTTCTTCTTCAACACCCTGCTGGCCGCCCTGCTCGCCTTCATCGGGGTGCAGCTCGGCGTCGATCTGTATCTGGCGGCTGTATTCGCTTTTGGGGTGCGTTTGTTCAACAACATTGCGGCCATTCGTCGTTTGATGGTAACCCGTTCCCGTAAACACCCTGAAAAAACTTTATAAAGCCCAGAACTTTTTTAGAGAAAATCGTTCCGAAAAAAAGGGAATCGACACGAGACGTTGAATTTAAAAACTGGTATAAAGAAATAGTTTGGCATAGTACTAGGGAGGTGCCACCGCTTGACAAACGGCGATATCATCGTCAGCTTAGACATAGGAACATCCAAGGTGCGGGCCATTATTGGCGAAGTGACTGGCACGGAGATACAGATTATCGGCGTTGGCTCTGCTGACGGTGACGGTATACGTAAAGGTGCAATTGTTGATATAGATAAGACTGTTCAATCCATTCGCGCCGCGATCGATCATGCGGAGCGTATGGTCGGCATTCAGATCTCGTCTGCGTACATCGGCATCTCTGGCAATCATATCTCCCTTCAAAGCAGCCATGGCGTTGTTGCCGTCAATTCTCCGAACCGCGAGATCGGCGACGAGGACATCGACCGCGTGCTGCAAGCTTCGCGAGTCATCGCGCTCCCACCGGAGCGTGAGATTATCGATGTGGTCCCCAAAGGCTACGTTGTAGATGGTTTGACAGATATCTCAGATCCCCGCGGCATGATCGGGGTGCGTCTTGAGGTTGATGCTTATATCATCACCGGTTCCCGCACCGTCATTCACAACCTGGTGCGCTGCGTGGAACGGGCAGGCATTCAGATTGCCGGGCTTGTGCTCGCCCCGCTGGCGGCTGGCACTGTCGCTTTGACGGGCGATGAGAAAAAGCTCGGGGTCGGCTTGATCGATCTCGGTGCCGGACAGACGACCGTTTCGGTCTTTAAGGAAGGCATTTTGGAGGCGACGACTGTGCTTCCGGTCGGCGGCGACCATGTCACCAACGACATCGCGATCGGTCTGCGCACGCAGACGGAAGCGGCGGAAGGCATCAAATTGCGCAATGGCTGCGCGCTCGTGAACGAAAGCGTACCGGATCACACTTTTAAAGTATCCCGCGTTGGCGGAAACGCCGACAAAGAATTCTCTCAAGTCGATCTGGCCCACATCATCGAACCCCGCATGCAGGAGATCTTCATGATGGTGCGCCAAGAGCTGGAGAAGATGGGCTACAAAGAGTTGGCGGGGGGCTATGTGCTCACCGGCGGCGGTGCGAACCTTCCGGCGGTGGACAAGCTCGCAGAGATCGAACTCGAATCTTCTGTGCGCGTGGCGATTCCGGAGTTCCTCGGCGTCAAAGACGCTTCGTTCATCAACGGTGTCGGGATCATTCGCAATGTAGCGCACAACTTTACGAACAAGGTGGAAGTTGCAGCTGCAGCGCCGCGTCGTAAAGCCGGCGGCAACGGCGGCGGCTTTGTCGACAAGATCAAGAACTGGTTTAACGAGTTTATCTAAGAATCAGCACATTTTGTAACAACTTGGGTTTAGTTAGTGAGGAGGAACAAGGATATATGTTGGAGTTCGATCTCGATGTAGAGGCTCTGGCTCAGATAAAGGTCATCGGCTGCGGCGGCGGCGGATGCAACGCAGTCAATCGAATGATTGAAGCGGGTATCAAGGGCGTGGAGTTCATTACTGTCAACACCGATGCACAAGCTCTGCACCTCTCGAAAGCAGAACATCGCCTGCAAATCGGCGAAAAACTCACGCGTGGACTTGGCGCAGGTGCGAACCCTGAGATCGGCAAGAAAGCAGCGGAGGAAAGCAAGGAACTGATCATGAACGCGCTGCGCGGCGCTGACATGGTCTTCGTAACCGCAGGCATGGGCGGCGGTACTGGCACCGGTGCGGCGCCTGTCGTCGCAGAGATCGCGAAGGAGCTCGGAGCGCTGACGGTTGGCGTTGTTACCAAGCCGTTCACCTTCGAAGGCCGTCGCCGCATGAACCAGGCGGAAACGGGCATCGCAAACCTCAAAGAAAAAGTCGACACACTGATCGTCATCCCGAACGACCGTCTGTTGGAGATCGTTGACAAGAACACCCCGATGCTGGAAGCGTTCCGCGAAGCGGATAACGTGCTGCGTCAAGGTGTTCAAGGCATCTCCGACCTGATCGCCGTTCCGGGCCTGATCAACGTCGACTTTGCAGACGTCAAGACCATCATGACGGAACGCGGTTCCGCGCTGATGGGGATTGGTGTACACTCCGGCGAGAACCGTGCGGCAGAAGCGGCGAAGAAGGCGATTTGCTCGCCGCTGCTCGAGACCTCGATCGACGGCGCACGCGGTGTCCTGATGCATATCGCAGGCGGCACCAACCTGTCTCTGTTCGAAGTCAACGAGGCGGCCGATATCGTCTCTTCGGCAGCCGACCCGGAAGTGAACATGATCTTTGGTGCTGTGATCAACCCGGATCTGAAAGATGAGATCGTGGTGACGGTGATCGCGACCGGTTTTGAGCACAAGGAGCGCCCGGCACAGCCGAAGCCCCAGCTCAACAAGACCGACATCAAGTCGTTTGGCACTGGCAATAACGCGAGCTCGGACAATCTCGACATCCCGGCGTTCCTGCGTCGCAACAACCGCTAGTACATGTATGGAGACTCCTTTCGCAGGAGTCTCTTTTTTTGTAGATGGGGGAGCTAATGTGGTGAAAAGGTTAGGATGAATGACCTTATCTTGTGAGACAAGCTGTTTTGCTCGAATATGGGGTGCATAAAGCTTTGAATTGGCGGGTCGGAACATGATATATTAATACCTGTCGCCGCGAGAGACACGCGGTGAGACACGGAGGAATGTCCGAGTTCGGTCGAAGGAGCTTGACTCGAAATCAAGTAGGCGGGTAACCGTCTCGGGGGTTCGAATCCCTCTTCCTCCGCCAGTGAGCCATTAGCTCAGTTGGTAGAGCAACTGACTTTTAATCAGTGGGTCGAAGGTTCGAGTCCTTCATGGCTCACCACTGTTTTTCAAATGAATACGTGCCCATAGCTCAGCTGGATAGAGCGTTTGACTACGAATCAAAAGGCCGGGAGTTCGAATCTCTCTGGGCACGCCATTGATGGCTCGTTGGAGAAGCGGCTTAACTCACCGCCCTTTCAAGGCGGCATTCACGGGTTCGAATCCCGTACGAGTCACCATGGAGGTTTAGCTCAGCTGGGAGAGCATCTGCCTTACAAGCAGAGGGTCGGCGGTTCGATCCCGTCAACCTCCACCAATTTTAAAAACTTAATCATTGTCGCGGGGTGGAGCAGTTGGCAGCTCGTCGGGCTCATAACCCGAAGGTCGCAGGTTCGAGTCCTGTCCCCGCAACCACATGGAGCTGTGGTGTAGTGGCCTAACATGCCCGCCTGTCACGCGGGAGACCGCGGGTTCGAATCCCGTCAGCTCCGCCATTTTTACAAGGTAGCCCAGCTAAGAACGCGACGTCCTGTCGCAACGCTGGACACCGTGCATCCTGTACGTGAGCCATTAGCTCAGTTGGTAGAGCAACTGACTTTTAATCAGTGGGTCGAAGGTTCGAGTCCTTCATGGCTCACCACTGTTTTTCAAATGAATATGTGCCCATAGCTCAGCCGGATAGAGCGTTTGACTACGAATCAAAAGGCCGGGAGTTCGAATCTCTCTGGGCACGCCATTGACTCTGGGGGTATAGCTCAGTTGGTAGAGCACCTGCCTTGCAAGCAGGGGGTCAGCGGTTCGAATCCGCTTATCTCCACCATTTTAGGAAGTTCAGCTAAAAGCGCGACGTCCTGTCGCGAAGGAAGCCCAGCTAAAACCGCGACGTCCTGTCGCGAAGGAAGCCCAGCTAAAACCGCGACGTCCTGTCGCAACGCTGGACACGGTACATCCTGTACGTGCGGAAGTGGCTCAGGGGTAGAGCATCGCCTTGCCAAGGCGAGGGTCGCGG
Protein-coding regions in this window:
- a CDS encoding FtsQ-type POTRA domain-containing protein, translating into MPKTPPPTVLESYAEQHQQPKGKRRPNRKALLFVVVFFGGLLVAGFLQSPLSEVSYLEVKGNHQLRYEEILRTAELEKGMSLLAVDKGDVKDKIQSAFPLVQSVDVQVSWKGEVVIAVVEKKAAGQMVQGATLYRILQDGTVLAGTEKLEAEQLPVISMDRPGNLQPGQKISSPDLQELAKQIPEVDRAVLDQISEIRVTSEGPWRIYMRDKFEVRIPPRQFADKMKSYLAYRGALPADTKPGIINMLEANYLENFKPEEQKGD
- a CDS encoding DUF881 domain-containing protein → MKLNNKITLALVSTLLGVMMTVQFTSINRPKLDSSAAVDTLQLTTELNQETERQQFLRRQIRETEAKVRGLESQKGNQSQLVRTLAEELEQVKKQAGMSEVKGNGIIVTIEDDFDLIAVKDSYNLSLYRSLLGDYLFRVVNYLKGNEAKAISVNNHRIVSFSSIRSIDENNLQVNTVMVSPDKVMIKAVGNVDQMKVGLSIFPQPFAEMGKKITVKEVDDGTLVIPPYDDDAVQYQYAHPEGEKKL
- the murB gene encoding UDP-N-acetylmuramate dehydrogenase, with translation MKKEQTISLFANEDVGTVLLEEPLSKHTSWKIGGPADVFVLPTTIEHLVRIMELTHEHQIPWYVIGKGSNLLVKDGGLRGVVLKLGDNFAELKIEGQTLTAQGGRSFVSAANHAIRSGLAGLEFATGIPGTVGGAVMMNAGAHGGEVKDVLKECRVLTETGQIVHLAHADLHFDYRYSRLKDQPAIVLDASFSLHPGDAEEMSERVKGWRERRQATQPLAMPSCGSVFRNPDGTHAGKLVEEAGLKGKRIGGAQISELHGNFIVNTGGAKAADVLQLIEYVQCTIKETYGYELHPEVRIVGEETL
- the murA gene encoding UDP-N-acetylglucosamine 1-carboxyvinyltransferase, with translation MECLAIEGGHRLTGTLRIHGAKNAALPILAASVMAHGESTIQDVPDLQDIRVMTTILRQLGAKVKAEGATLRIDATLLQSTEVPEYLMRQMRSSIFLMGPILARFGHVRVSKPGGCTIGSRPIDLHLKGLQALGATIEEKHGYIDCRAARLRGAKIHLDIPSVGATENLIMAAVFAEGTTVIENAAREPEIADLAHYLNAMGANVQGAGEDRVIIEGVDRLEAVEYRVIPDRIVTGTMMVAAAVTQGDITLHNTNEAHLGVVINKLREAGAEITVQGDAMRVKMEGRPKPIDSIKTTYYPGFPTDLQSPFMTLMSVASGTSLVTESVFEGRFQHVSELRRMGAKIKVDLRTAIMEGVAELTGAVVEASDLRAGAALILAGLAANGTTYVENVHHIDRGYEKVEEMFGQLGAKIWRIDRDQRAVAGK
- a CDS encoding DUF881 domain-containing protein, which produces MPKKTNPRVKLIVSLSVISVILGLMLSMQYKNTRAAAKFQLDAAHVYDPRAQYTADQLNKTKETNSQYEAQLEKLKKQMFELEEKAGDIAKQESPDLKDELSKYRVMSGILPLKGEGITFTLDDSMVKDVPKDWDPELLIVHDSDLMNVTNELLIAGAEAVQINDQRISSTTGIICIGPVIKINGQKINRPYEFRAIGNKDRLEAALTLKGGVLDIFRYRTLTIQPPKKSLSVSINGYSGNFNGLSENK
- the ftsA gene encoding cell division protein FtsA; the encoded protein is MTNGDIIVSLDIGTSKVRAIIGEVTGTEIQIIGVGSADGDGIRKGAIVDIDKTVQSIRAAIDHAERMVGIQISSAYIGISGNHISLQSSHGVVAVNSPNREIGDEDIDRVLQASRVIALPPEREIIDVVPKGYVVDGLTDISDPRGMIGVRLEVDAYIITGSRTVIHNLVRCVERAGIQIAGLVLAPLAAGTVALTGDEKKLGVGLIDLGAGQTTVSVFKEGILEATTVLPVGGDHVTNDIAIGLRTQTEAAEGIKLRNGCALVNESVPDHTFKVSRVGGNADKEFSQVDLAHIIEPRMQEIFMMVRQELEKMGYKELAGGYVLTGGGANLPAVDKLAEIELESSVRVAIPEFLGVKDASFINGVGIIRNVAHNFTNKVEVAAAAPRRKAGGNGGGFVDKIKNWFNEFI
- the ftsZ gene encoding cell division protein FtsZ; the protein is MLEFDLDVEALAQIKVIGCGGGGCNAVNRMIEAGIKGVEFITVNTDAQALHLSKAEHRLQIGEKLTRGLGAGANPEIGKKAAEESKELIMNALRGADMVFVTAGMGGGTGTGAAPVVAEIAKELGALTVGVVTKPFTFEGRRRMNQAETGIANLKEKVDTLIVIPNDRLLEIVDKNTPMLEAFREADNVLRQGVQGISDLIAVPGLINVDFADVKTIMTERGSALMGIGVHSGENRAAEAAKKAICSPLLETSIDGARGVLMHIAGGTNLSLFEVNEAADIVSSAADPEVNMIFGAVINPDLKDEIVVTVIATGFEHKERPAQPKPQLNKTDIKSFGTGNNASSDNLDIPAFLRRNNR
- a CDS encoding small basic family protein; translated protein: MIWIPVIGLMLGVFIGLSFNLTVPLQYSSYLSIAILAALDTVFGGIRASLERHFDSSVFISGFFFNTLLAALLAFIGVQLGVDLYLAAVFAFGVRLFNNIAAIRRLMVTRSRKHPEKTL